Proteins encoded within one genomic window of Chlorobaculum sp. MV4-Y:
- the nth gene encoding endonuclease III, protein MTTSVSEKIDFIEQALSKAWPNPKSELNFESPFQLLVATIMAAQATDKKVNELTAVLFKAAPDAASMSRMDVEDIKTIIRPINYYNNKAKNILAMSQRLVDEFGGEVPASREALESLPGVGRKTANVVLGNAFGIPAMPVDTHVHRVSNRIGLCKTSKPEETEEALVKVIPEEKLIDFHHYLLLHGRYTCKAKKPECANCAIREICEWPEKVDLVDAVD, encoded by the coding sequence ATGACCACTTCCGTGAGTGAAAAGATCGACTTCATCGAACAGGCGCTGTCGAAGGCTTGGCCGAACCCGAAAAGCGAGCTGAACTTTGAAAGCCCTTTTCAGCTTCTCGTCGCCACCATCATGGCCGCTCAGGCCACCGACAAGAAGGTCAACGAACTCACCGCCGTGCTCTTCAAGGCAGCGCCCGACGCCGCGAGCATGAGCCGAATGGATGTGGAGGATATTAAAACGATCATCCGCCCGATCAACTACTACAACAACAAGGCGAAAAACATCCTTGCCATGAGTCAGCGGCTTGTCGATGAGTTTGGCGGCGAGGTCCCCGCCTCGCGCGAAGCGCTGGAGAGCCTGCCGGGAGTTGGCCGGAAAACCGCCAACGTGGTGCTCGGCAACGCCTTCGGCATCCCCGCCATGCCGGTTGATACGCATGTGCACCGGGTCTCCAACCGCATCGGCCTCTGCAAAACATCGAAACCGGAAGAGACCGAAGAGGCGCTGGTCAAAGTCATTCCCGAAGAAAAACTGATCGACTTCCACCACTACCTGCTGCTGCACGGCCGCTACACCTGCAAAGCCAAAAAGCCCGAATGCGCGAACTGCGCGATTCGGGAAATCTGCGAATGGCCTGAAAAGGTGGACTTGGTGGACGCTGTGGACTGA
- the nusB gene encoding transcription antitermination factor NusB, whose amino-acid sequence MKTYRRQIREKILQALYTLELRDVDTDSAANWLLTKEIMDDPNAMKFFNHLMQSIVKNREEIDRYIAKHTFNWDMSRIAIIDKNILRMALAEILYCEDIPPKVSINEAIEIAKKFSSTDKSSKFVNGILDAIFNDMKTEGRIKKCGRGLIDHSEQKMQKTEPNR is encoded by the coding sequence ATGAAAACCTACAGACGGCAAATCCGGGAAAAAATTCTTCAGGCGCTTTACACGCTTGAACTCCGGGATGTCGATACCGATTCAGCGGCAAACTGGCTTCTGACCAAAGAGATCATGGACGATCCCAACGCGATGAAGTTCTTCAACCACCTGATGCAGAGCATCGTCAAGAACCGTGAAGAGATCGATCGATATATCGCCAAGCACACCTTCAACTGGGACATGAGCCGCATTGCGATCATCGACAAGAACATCCTGCGGATGGCTCTGGCCGAAATTCTCTACTGCGAGGACATTCCGCCGAAGGTGTCGATCAACGAGGCTATCGAGATCGCCAAGAAGTTCAGCAGCACCGACAAGAGCAGCAAGTTCGTCAACGGCATTCTCGACGCCATCTTCAACGACATGAAGACTGAAGGACGGATCAAAAAGTGCGGCCGTGGCCTGATCGACCACTCCGAGCAGAAGATGCAGAAAACGGAACCAAACCGCTAA
- a CDS encoding HAD family hydrolase gives MYRKLVLFDIDGTLLKVGAMNRRVLADALLEVYGTEGSTGTHDFSGKMDSAIIYEVLQNGGLQKDEIAGKFDQAKAAYIALFRKRARPSDITLLEGVRELLDALSSRSDILLGLLTGNFEASGRHKLKLPGIDHYFPFGAFADDALDRNELPRIAHERARQITGKNFSPTEIVIIGDTEHDIRCAKALDARSIAVATGNFSMQELSRHQPGALFQNFVETGEVITEILTPQLS, from the coding sequence ATGTACCGTAAACTTGTTCTGTTTGACATCGATGGAACCCTGCTGAAGGTCGGCGCCATGAACCGGCGCGTGCTCGCAGATGCACTGCTTGAGGTGTACGGCACCGAGGGCAGCACCGGCACGCACGATTTTTCGGGCAAGATGGACAGCGCCATCATCTATGAGGTGCTGCAAAACGGCGGCCTACAGAAGGATGAGATCGCCGGAAAGTTCGACCAGGCAAAAGCGGCCTACATCGCGCTCTTCCGGAAACGCGCCCGCCCGTCGGACATCACGCTGCTCGAAGGAGTTCGTGAGCTGCTCGACGCACTTTCATCCCGCTCCGACATTCTGCTCGGCCTGTTGACCGGCAACTTCGAGGCCTCCGGACGCCACAAACTCAAACTCCCCGGCATCGATCACTACTTCCCGTTCGGCGCGTTCGCCGACGACGCCCTCGACCGCAACGAACTTCCCCGCATCGCCCACGAACGCGCCCGCCAGATCACCGGAAAAAACTTTTCCCCGACGGAGATCGTTATCATCGGCGACACCGAGCACGACATTCGCTGCGCCAAGGCACTCGACGCCCGCTCCATCGCTGTGGCGACAGGCAACTTTTCCATGCAGGAGCTCTCCCGGCACCAGCCCGGAGCGCTGTTCCAGAATTTTGTGGAGACCGGTGAAGTCATCACCGAGATCCTTACACCACAACTCTCTTAA
- the smc gene encoding chromosome segregation protein SMC, which translates to MALAELKKEEERLVALKASITEQGEKKKEELLSLKGEYNHLNNQIILCNSILEKFEGLPEGVAFLEKQRDGKPGLGCLSDLISVREDDKKALNAALGESLGYYLCRNLDEARLAVSNLTKADKGKVHFLILDLIDGGAQIDYPKIEGARRAIELVEVPAELSKAVNLLLQQSYIVADLDTAERLAEHHPEVLFITEKGEKFTRRGVLYGGSAKGGESVRLGKKAERDRLQKQMTAMAATIAEAENALTALRKEFSAIDTERAKRAAASISQEISALEKRLARLEAEERSGADQIAHADRERAALIASIQGVLDELEKTQPETLRLEAEIEAGQQKVNAMQEELSAGESRSRALHAELQAQQGRYRDAQLDLEKHGFRASACQQTIITLSDEIEGMQRQIARAEKEVAELGQSIAQATAEHEKAVLVSARQQEALNELETICRDLQARNHDALSNLRDLRRKHDLSQQMLSEFGNRKAKLEQEIAHLQATVMERYGVELEMMPAHTPEGFDIAASRERLAYLQKQREQFGGVNELALEEYESEKERLDFLTTQKEDLVNAEAQLRETIEEINRTALEKFEETFAEVRKNFIRIFHDLFDPEDEVDLLIHSDEDPLEAHIEIVAKPRGKKPLAIEQLSGGEKALTALSLLFAIYLVKPSPFCILDEVDAPLDDANVGRFVKLLKKFENNTQFIIVTHNKKSMASCQALYGVTMEEEGVSKLIPVKIEKARSEEESVA; encoded by the coding sequence ATCGCCCTTGCAGAGCTGAAAAAAGAGGAGGAGCGGCTCGTTGCGCTGAAGGCGAGCATCACCGAGCAGGGTGAGAAAAAGAAGGAGGAACTGCTTTCGCTCAAGGGCGAGTACAACCATCTGAACAATCAGATCATCCTTTGCAACTCGATCCTCGAAAAGTTCGAAGGGCTGCCGGAGGGGGTGGCCTTCCTCGAAAAGCAGCGCGATGGTAAACCGGGACTCGGCTGCCTCTCCGACCTGATCTCCGTCCGGGAAGATGACAAAAAAGCGCTCAACGCCGCCCTCGGTGAGAGCCTCGGCTACTACCTCTGCCGCAACCTCGACGAGGCCAGGCTCGCTGTATCGAACCTTACAAAAGCCGACAAAGGCAAGGTGCACTTCCTGATTCTTGACCTCATTGACGGCGGTGCACAGATCGATTATCCCAAAATCGAGGGCGCGCGTCGGGCCATTGAGCTGGTCGAGGTTCCGGCGGAGCTGTCGAAAGCCGTAAATTTGCTGTTGCAGCAAAGCTACATCGTGGCCGATCTCGACACCGCCGAGCGGCTGGCGGAGCACCATCCCGAGGTACTCTTCATCACCGAAAAGGGCGAAAAGTTCACCCGCCGTGGCGTGCTCTACGGTGGCAGCGCGAAGGGCGGCGAGAGCGTCAGGCTCGGGAAAAAAGCCGAGCGCGACCGGTTGCAGAAGCAGATGACCGCCATGGCGGCAACCATCGCTGAGGCGGAAAACGCGCTCACGGCGCTCCGCAAGGAGTTCAGCGCCATCGACACCGAGCGCGCGAAACGCGCCGCCGCATCGATCAGCCAGGAGATTTCGGCGCTCGAAAAACGCCTCGCGCGGCTCGAAGCCGAGGAGCGCTCCGGCGCGGATCAGATCGCCCATGCCGACCGGGAGCGGGCCGCGCTGATCGCCTCTATCCAAGGCGTACTCGACGAACTGGAGAAAACACAGCCCGAAACCCTGCGCCTCGAAGCGGAGATTGAAGCCGGTCAGCAGAAGGTGAACGCCATGCAGGAGGAGCTTTCCGCCGGGGAGAGTCGCAGCCGGGCGCTGCATGCGGAGCTTCAGGCGCAGCAGGGCCGCTACCGCGACGCGCAGCTCGACCTCGAAAAGCACGGCTTCCGGGCGAGCGCCTGCCAGCAGACGATCATCACGCTCAGCGACGAGATCGAGGGAATGCAGCGCCAGATCGCGCGAGCGGAAAAAGAGGTTGCCGAACTCGGCCAGTCAATCGCCCAGGCAACGGCTGAGCACGAAAAGGCCGTGCTCGTCTCAGCGCGCCAGCAGGAGGCGCTGAACGAGCTTGAAACAATCTGCCGCGACCTCCAGGCACGCAACCACGACGCCCTCTCGAACCTGCGCGATCTGCGCCGCAAGCACGACCTTTCGCAGCAGATGCTCTCCGAGTTCGGCAACCGCAAGGCAAAGCTCGAACAGGAGATCGCCCACTTGCAGGCAACGGTGATGGAGCGCTACGGCGTTGAACTCGAAATGATGCCCGCGCACACGCCAGAGGGCTTCGACATTGCCGCATCACGGGAACGTCTCGCCTACCTGCAGAAACAGCGTGAGCAGTTCGGCGGCGTCAACGAGCTGGCGCTGGAGGAGTACGAAAGCGAAAAGGAGCGGCTCGACTTCCTGACCACGCAGAAAGAGGATCTGGTCAACGCCGAGGCGCAGCTCAGGGAGACCATAGAGGAGATCAACCGCACGGCGCTCGAAAAATTCGAGGAGACTTTCGCCGAGGTCAGAAAAAATTTCATCCGGATTTTCCACGACCTGTTCGACCCCGAAGACGAGGTCGATCTTCTGATCCATTCGGATGAAGATCCGCTCGAAGCGCATATCGAGATCGTCGCCAAACCGCGAGGCAAAAAGCCACTCGCCATCGAGCAGCTCAGTGGCGGCGAGAAGGCGCTGACGGCGCTCTCGCTGCTTTTCGCGATCTACCTCGTCAAGCCGAGTCCCTTCTGCATCCTCGACGAAGTCGATGCACCGCTCGACGACGCCAACGTCGGAAGATTTGTGAAACTCCTGAAAAAATTTGAGAATAACACCCAATTTATTATCGTTACGCACAACAAAAAGAGCATGGCATCCTGCCAGGCGCTCTACGGCGTCACGATGGAAGAGGAAGGAGTATCGAAACTCATTCCGGTGAAGATTGAAAAAGCTCGTTCTGAAGAAGAGTCTGTAGCCTGA
- a CDS encoding AAA family ATPase codes for MPKDDVCCCIVVLSETANTPFMYLSKIELFGFKSFAHKVRIHFDKGLTAIVGPNGCGKTNVVDAIRWVLGEQKSMLLRSPKMESIIFNGTKRLKPHSFTEVSITIENTRNVLPTEYTEVTVTRRLYRNGDSDYLLNMVPCRLKDILDLFADTGMGSDAYSVIELKMIEEIISNKSEERLRLFEEAAGITRYKQRRKQTFRQLESASRDLARVDDVLAEVEKKVRNLRLQVRKAERLKEIREELRTLDLTLSAISMDEHLQKLKPLLDSIAAEERQSHELSATIAKLDSAHQESELRQLELERKLADDQKEFNASNQLAHTLEKQLLQHQEKQKNLLQTIDRLNHSIADKGRKRLEQEALSKELSEQRTPLEETCATRLAGFEQLKEQQAKLNTALDASRQALQQKRRAVAELQKSLNALNLTRQSLRTRKEHLEGSVQRLDQRKRDLERSMEQSEPERRRTSEVIEEKKSPLQS; via the coding sequence TTGCCGAAAGACGATGTCTGTTGCTGCATCGTCGTTCTTTCGGAGACCGCTAACACCCCGTTCATGTACCTGTCGAAAATCGAGCTTTTCGGTTTCAAAAGCTTTGCGCATAAGGTCAGAATTCACTTCGACAAAGGACTGACGGCCATCGTCGGCCCGAACGGGTGCGGCAAGACCAACGTGGTCGATGCCATCCGGTGGGTGCTCGGCGAGCAGAAATCGATGCTCCTCAGGTCGCCGAAGATGGAGAGCATCATCTTCAACGGCACCAAGCGCCTCAAACCCCACAGCTTCACCGAGGTCTCCATAACCATCGAGAACACCCGCAACGTCCTGCCGACCGAGTACACCGAGGTGACGGTGACGCGCCGCCTCTACCGCAACGGCGACAGCGACTACCTGCTCAACATGGTACCCTGCCGCCTCAAGGACATTCTCGACCTCTTCGCCGACACCGGCATGGGCAGCGATGCCTACTCGGTAATCGAGCTGAAGATGATCGAGGAGATCATCAGCAACAAAAGCGAAGAGCGGCTCCGGCTCTTCGAGGAGGCCGCAGGCATCACACGCTACAAGCAGCGCCGCAAGCAGACCTTCCGCCAGCTCGAAAGCGCCTCGCGCGATCTGGCCCGCGTGGATGACGTGCTCGCCGAGGTGGAAAAAAAGGTGCGCAACCTCCGTTTGCAGGTACGCAAGGCCGAGCGGCTCAAGGAGATCCGGGAGGAGCTTCGCACGCTCGACCTGACGCTCTCGGCCATTTCGATGGACGAGCATTTGCAGAAGCTCAAGCCGCTGCTCGATTCCATCGCCGCCGAGGAGCGCCAGAGCCACGAGCTGTCGGCCACCATTGCAAAACTCGACAGCGCGCATCAGGAGTCCGAACTGCGCCAGCTTGAACTCGAACGCAAGCTTGCTGACGACCAGAAGGAGTTCAACGCCTCGAACCAGCTCGCGCACACGCTCGAAAAGCAGCTCCTGCAACATCAGGAAAAACAGAAAAACTTGCTGCAAACCATCGACCGCCTCAACCATTCGATAGCTGACAAGGGTCGCAAGCGGCTCGAACAGGAGGCATTGTCAAAAGAGCTGTCGGAGCAACGGACGCCGCTGGAGGAGACGTGCGCCACGCGGCTCGCCGGTTTCGAGCAACTGAAGGAGCAGCAGGCCAAGCTGAACACGGCGCTCGATGCCAGCCGTCAGGCACTGCAACAGAAACGCCGCGCCGTGGCTGAACTCCAGAAATCACTCAACGCCCTGAACCTGACGCGCCAGTCGCTCCGCACCCGCAAGGAGCATCTCGAAGGTTCGGTGCAGCGCCTCGACCAGCGCAAGCGCGATCTGGAACGCTCGATGGAGCAGTCGGAGCCGGAGCGCCGCCGCACGTCAGAGGTCATCGAAGAGAAAAAATCGCCCTTGCAGAGCTGA
- the folP gene encoding dihydropteroate synthase gives MLNLSARPAIMGIINLTPDSFFDGGTYGKAGETAQLERALESALAMVGAGADIIDVGGESTRPGSAPVSAEEEIRRTIPFIELLRRHSDVLISIDTWKSEVAAEALRAEANIVNDISGFSFDPNMPKVCAKHSCGVVLMHTPAKPDMLRWSHDTGAENEEVMLRVTRFLRHSIDIARKHGIEAIIVDPGLGFGKTVEENYRLLAQLDELHELGCPVLAGVSRKSFLGQAIRRPGQDAPPPSERLFATISANTIALLNGADILRVHDVEAAAEVRAVVLATRSASGGMA, from the coding sequence ATGCTCAACCTTTCGGCGCGTCCGGCCATCATGGGTATCATCAACCTCACGCCCGATTCGTTTTTCGACGGCGGCACTTACGGGAAAGCCGGTGAGACAGCACAGCTCGAACGCGCCCTCGAATCAGCACTGGCGATGGTAGGGGCGGGCGCGGATATTATCGACGTGGGCGGCGAATCGACGCGCCCCGGTTCAGCACCGGTCAGCGCGGAGGAGGAGATACGGCGAACCATTCCCTTCATCGAACTGCTCCGCCGTCACAGCGACGTGCTGATCTCGATCGACACCTGGAAGTCGGAAGTGGCCGCTGAAGCACTGCGGGCCGAAGCGAACATCGTCAACGACATTTCGGGCTTCAGCTTCGATCCGAACATGCCGAAGGTGTGCGCGAAGCACTCCTGTGGCGTGGTGCTGATGCACACTCCGGCGAAGCCGGACATGCTCCGCTGGAGCCATGATACCGGTGCGGAAAACGAGGAGGTGATGCTTCGAGTGACCCGTTTCCTGCGCCATTCCATCGACATTGCCAGGAAGCACGGCATTGAGGCAATCATCGTCGATCCTGGCCTCGGCTTCGGCAAAACCGTCGAGGAGAACTACCGCCTGCTCGCCCAGCTCGACGAGCTGCACGAGCTCGGCTGCCCGGTGCTGGCCGGAGTGTCGCGCAAGTCGTTCCTCGGCCAGGCGATCAGGCGCCCCGGCCAAGACGCGCCGCCGCCCTCGGAGCGCCTCTTCGCCACCATCAGCGCCAACACCATCGCGCTCCTGAACGGCGCGGACATCCTGCGCGTCCACGACGTCGAAGCGGCGGCAGAGGTCCGCGCCGTAGTGCTCGCAACCCGCAGCGCTTCAGGCGGCATGGCGTAA
- a CDS encoding site-2 protease family protein gives MPDFSYEEPKLTTGRNYPIHLLLFVATLLTTTWAGAIWTGISPSMTSRAGFIAALKTGVPFSLSLLAFLSVHEFGHFFATVKHRISATLPYYIPLPPLPFFMSIGTLGAVIRIKEPIRSRQALFDIGAAGPLAGFTVALALLIYGFLHLPPAEYIYSIHPEYRSMGSIPAAPTGTLYLGKNLLFIMLEKIIQPKGLPPMYELYHYPFLFAGWLACFVTALNLLPVGQLDGGHVIYAMFGSEGHRKISKFFLACITIIGAPSFIIGLLELINPALVFPVPELLLRWSWPGWIIWAFILRRFLGTKHPQAGSDRPLSPGRMIAGWACIAVFILTFTPVPFAIS, from the coding sequence ATGCCTGATTTTTCGTACGAAGAACCGAAGCTTACGACCGGCAGAAACTATCCGATCCATCTTCTTCTTTTTGTCGCGACCCTGTTGACCACGACCTGGGCCGGAGCGATCTGGACAGGCATCTCCCCTTCCATGACAAGCAGGGCCGGATTTATCGCCGCACTCAAAACAGGCGTGCCGTTTTCGCTCTCCCTGCTCGCATTCCTGAGCGTGCACGAGTTCGGCCACTTTTTCGCCACCGTGAAGCATCGAATCAGTGCTACGCTGCCCTACTACATTCCTCTTCCGCCGTTGCCGTTTTTCATGAGCATCGGCACCCTTGGCGCTGTCATCCGCATCAAGGAGCCGATCCGGAGCCGCCAGGCGCTCTTCGATATTGGCGCAGCAGGACCGCTTGCCGGATTCACGGTCGCGCTTGCTCTTCTCATCTACGGCTTCCTGCACCTGCCGCCTGCGGAGTATATCTATTCGATACATCCGGAGTACCGGTCGATGGGCAGCATTCCGGCCGCGCCAACGGGTACTTTGTATCTCGGCAAGAATCTGCTCTTCATCATGCTTGAAAAGATCATCCAGCCGAAGGGACTACCGCCGATGTATGAACTCTACCACTATCCGTTTCTTTTTGCCGGATGGCTCGCCTGTTTCGTCACCGCGCTGAACCTCCTCCCAGTCGGCCAGCTCGATGGCGGGCACGTCATCTACGCCATGTTCGGCAGCGAGGGACACCGGAAAATCTCGAAGTTTTTCCTCGCCTGTATCACCATCATCGGCGCTCCGTCGTTCATCATCGGTTTGCTCGAACTGATCAATCCAGCACTTGTTTTTCCGGTACCGGAACTGCTGCTCCGCTGGTCATGGCCGGGCTGGATCATCTGGGCCTTCATCCTGCGCCGTTTCCTCGGCACGAAGCACCCACAGGCGGGCAGCGACCGCCCCTTGTCGCCAGGACGGATGATCGCCGGATGGGCCTGCATCGCTGTTTTCATCCTGACCTTCACACCGGTGCCATTCGCAATCAGTTAA
- a CDS encoding heme-binding domain-containing protein, with amino-acid sequence MKIGKVLAVVLVVLILIQLIPGPSHENPPVTGTPKWDSPRTEELFKRSCANCHSNETIWPWYSTVAPLSWIINLDVSVGRSKFNVSEWGRSGKNDGDEAAGELRNGKMPPWFYMPAHPEAKLTAAEKDELVKGLAATFGDESAEKEKKEEK; translated from the coding sequence ATGAAAATCGGCAAAGTATTGGCAGTGGTTCTGGTCGTTCTTATTCTGATTCAGCTCATCCCCGGACCAAGCCACGAGAATCCACCGGTCACCGGCACCCCCAAATGGGACAGCCCCCGGACGGAGGAACTCTTCAAGCGATCCTGCGCCAACTGCCACTCCAACGAAACCATCTGGCCCTGGTACAGCACCGTCGCTCCGTTGTCGTGGATCATCAACCTCGACGTCAGCGTAGGCCGGTCGAAATTCAACGTCTCCGAATGGGGACGGTCCGGCAAAAACGATGGCGATGAAGCTGCCGGCGAACTCAGAAACGGCAAGATGCCACCGTGGTTTTACATGCCAGCGCATCCCGAGGCAAAGCTGACCGCCGCCGAAAAGGATGAACTGGTCAAGGGCCTGGCAGCGACCTTCGGCGACGAAAGCGCGGAAAAAGAAAAGAAAGAAGAGAAATAA
- a CDS encoding class I SAM-dependent methyltransferase, which produces MLQLETAGYKTLGQLRSQGEFPPRWSKIEELERLTDSFMERFRQERFEVSKELGAGFVVSELIEQMVRTGEREHMDDETKPGDERLESVRALDRMNRMTLAYEHQCDLLMPLIEELGRAGKPVSILELAAGSGGLTFALAERVLKAGINVRITASDIVPAMIDEGNRQAAERSLPVSFRRLNAFDFEGIERGSVDLVLISQSLHHFTPGQLALMIAQAQRHGAAAFVGLDGFRSLLLIGGVPLVASLQGIGEFTLDGLTSARKFYSGIELDIIAAIATGKEAHRVSCSWPMTVLHVPLKPPATGHDW; this is translated from the coding sequence ATGCTTCAACTGGAGACAGCCGGATACAAGACGCTCGGCCAGCTTCGCTCACAAGGCGAGTTCCCGCCGCGATGGTCGAAGATCGAAGAGCTTGAGCGGCTCACCGACAGCTTCATGGAGCGCTTCCGCCAGGAGCGCTTTGAAGTATCGAAGGAGCTGGGGGCGGGATTCGTCGTCTCCGAACTGATTGAACAGATGGTCAGAACCGGTGAGCGCGAACACATGGATGACGAAACGAAGCCCGGCGACGAACGGCTTGAATCGGTCAGGGCGCTTGACCGGATGAACCGGATGACACTCGCATACGAGCATCAGTGCGACCTGCTCATGCCGCTCATCGAGGAACTTGGGCGCGCCGGAAAACCGGTCAGCATTCTCGAACTGGCTGCCGGATCGGGCGGATTGACTTTCGCACTCGCCGAACGGGTGCTGAAGGCGGGCATCAACGTCAGGATCACTGCCTCGGACATCGTGCCAGCAATGATTGACGAAGGCAACCGGCAGGCAGCAGAGCGAAGCCTTCCCGTCAGCTTCAGGCGGCTAAACGCGTTCGATTTCGAGGGAATCGAACGCGGCTCCGTCGATCTCGTGCTCATTTCGCAAAGCTTGCACCACTTCACCCCCGGCCAGCTCGCGCTCATGATCGCCCAGGCGCAGCGGCATGGCGCAGCGGCGTTCGTGGGCCTCGACGGGTTCCGCAGCCTGCTGCTCATCGGCGGCGTACCGCTGGTGGCCAGTCTTCAGGGCATCGGCGAGTTCACACTCGACGGCTTGACCTCGGCCCGGAAATTTTATTCCGGAATTGAACTCGACATTATCGCCGCCATCGCCACGGGCAAGGAAGCGCATCGGGTGAGCTGCTCCTGGCCCATGACCGTGCTGCATGTTCCGCTGAAGCCACCCGCCACGGGCCATGATTGGTAA
- a CDS encoding Rrf2 family transcriptional regulator has translation MKVLNKETDYAVRALISLGMKPDGWVSAKAISDEQVIPYQFLRRILQELIRSGLVESKEGAGGGVRLAKEPGLIAVAEVIEIFQGKVQLSECMFRKQLCSNRANCVLRHEIMRIEKMVNKEFSAVSIGKLIDDLRAVESIDRSRKAEQQETV, from the coding sequence ATGAAAGTACTCAACAAAGAAACAGACTACGCCGTCCGGGCGCTGATCTCACTCGGTATGAAGCCCGATGGGTGGGTTTCGGCCAAGGCAATCTCCGACGAGCAGGTAATTCCCTACCAGTTCCTGCGTCGCATCCTTCAGGAGCTGATCCGCAGCGGGCTGGTGGAGTCCAAAGAGGGCGCGGGCGGCGGCGTGAGGCTGGCGAAGGAGCCGGGCTTGATTGCCGTGGCCGAGGTGATCGAAATCTTTCAGGGCAAGGTGCAGCTCTCGGAGTGCATGTTCCGCAAGCAGCTCTGCTCGAATCGTGCCAACTGCGTGCTGCGCCACGAGATCATGCGCATCGAAAAAATGGTGAACAAAGAGTTTTCAGCAGTGAGCATCGGCAAGCTGATCGACGACTTGAGAGCGGTCGAGTCAATAGACAGGAGCCGAAAGGCAGAACAACAGGAGACAGTATGA
- a CDS encoding ATP-binding protein, translated as MKRQIITIDEKKCTGCGDCIPACPEGALQVIDGKARLVSDLFCDGLGACIGHCPTGAMRVETREAEPYDERRVMAESIVKAGPNVIAAHLRHLRDHGAKDYLREALAYLEEQGIPNPLEQAAAQPAHAHHGGGCPGSKIMDFRPANGSAQASPASAVGDAVHAPSELRQWPVQLHLVSPIAPYFEGSDLLLAADCVAFAAGDFHNRLLRGKTLAVACPKLDSGLDVYVEKLAAMIGHARINTIAVAIMEVPCCGGLLSIVEEASRKASRKVPVKKIVIGVQGDTLSEEWV; from the coding sequence ATGAAACGGCAGATCATAACCATAGATGAGAAAAAATGCACCGGGTGCGGCGACTGCATTCCGGCCTGCCCAGAAGGTGCGCTTCAGGTGATCGACGGCAAGGCGCGGCTGGTGAGCGACCTCTTTTGCGATGGCCTCGGCGCCTGTATCGGCCACTGCCCGACCGGCGCGATGCGGGTCGAGACGCGCGAGGCTGAGCCGTACGACGAGCGGCGCGTGATGGCCGAGAGCATCGTGAAGGCCGGGCCGAACGTCATCGCGGCGCACCTGCGCCATCTGCGCGATCACGGCGCCAAGGATTACCTGCGTGAAGCGCTGGCATATCTCGAAGAGCAGGGGATACCGAACCCGCTTGAGCAGGCCGCGGCACAGCCGGCACATGCGCATCACGGGGGAGGATGTCCCGGCAGTAAAATAATGGATTTCCGTCCAGCGAACGGAAGTGCGCAGGCTTCACCGGCATCAGCGGTTGGGGACGCGGTTCATGCACCAAGCGAGCTTCGCCAGTGGCCGGTGCAGTTGCACCTGGTTTCGCCGATCGCGCCCTATTTCGAGGGCTCCGACCTGCTTCTTGCCGCCGACTGCGTGGCATTCGCGGCAGGCGATTTTCACAACCGGCTTCTGCGCGGCAAGACCCTCGCAGTTGCCTGCCCGAAGCTTGACAGCGGTCTCGATGTTTACGTGGAAAAACTTGCAGCCATGATCGGCCATGCGCGCATCAACACCATCGCCGTGGCGATCATGGAGGTTCCATGCTGCGGAGGGCTGCTTTCGATTGTCGAGGAGGCGTCGCGGAAAGCTTCGCGCAAAGTTCCGGTCAAAAAGATTGTCATCGGCGTGCAGGGCGACACCCTGAGTGAGGAGTGGGTGTGA
- a CDS encoding tetratricopeptide repeat protein translates to MLKDALGAWRGSEEEISRLIEVDPVNADAWSNRAGVRSASGDLEGALGDLTMAIKLGLRFRERIIAYGNRGIIRAETGDYEGAIEDFSAVIEARPRKSIVKAALMQRALAKERIGDREGSAADRRLASILSPDLNKQTTEK, encoded by the coding sequence ATGCTGAAGGACGCACTTGGAGCCTGGCGCGGGTCGGAGGAGGAGATTAGCCGCCTGATCGAAGTTGACCCGGTCAACGCCGACGCCTGGAGCAACCGGGCGGGAGTCCGGAGTGCGTCTGGCGATCTCGAAGGAGCGCTGGGTGACCTGACGATGGCGATCAAGCTCGGGTTGCGATTCCGCGAGAGAATCATCGCGTATGGCAATCGCGGCATTATTCGCGCCGAAACCGGCGATTACGAAGGGGCAATCGAAGACTTCAGTGCGGTGATCGAGGCACGGCCCCGCAAATCCATCGTGAAAGCGGCGCTCATGCAGCGGGCGCTGGCGAAAGAAAGAATTGGTGACAGGGAGGGTAGTGCAGCCGACAGACGGCTGGCGAGCATTCTGTCACCGGACTTGAACAAACAAACAACAGAAAAGTAA